The proteins below come from a single Pristiophorus japonicus isolate sPriJap1 chromosome 18, sPriJap1.hap1, whole genome shotgun sequence genomic window:
- the tmem59l gene encoding transmembrane protein 59-like isoform X1, whose translation MAAAGRIRAALLLLWAAAPRSPAAPDPFDSLLGEPARCQGHCRSTFPQAGQPREAPLSACERGCRLFSICQFVDGISGLNSTRAECEAACLEAYTQREEQWACNTGCREQFLEAERRQKQQLLTTHPDAPSLSIFDYVTNLCSDIVSSAQSFISSTWTFYLQADDGKVVVFQAHPEIEFPPPELQAARSEVAAISREWMPSIREEAWPKMVAGTLKPRTAVRDGGEKSVRVRPEPVLKQTFTHREGLQSQHDFLGCMSRRSGLPRWILAACLVLSIVVMLWLSCASLVTAPDQHVKSQPLSINGDQEGVEKISSFGLTPIIAMTLGDLEEEDAGPLPVKVDLSKTLI comes from the exons ATGGCAGCCGCTGGCCGGATCCGCGCCGCTCTGCTGCTGCTCTGGGCCGCCGCCCCCCGCAGCCCCGCCGCCCCCGACCCCTTCGACAGCCTCCTGGGGGAGCCGGCTCGCTGCCAGGGCCACTGCCGCAGCACCTTCCCGCAGGCCGGCCAGCCCAGG GAGGCGCCGCTGAGCGCCTGTGAGCGAGGATGTCGGCTCTTCTCCATCTGTCAGTTTGTGGATGGGATCAGCGGCTTGAACAGCACCCGGGCCGAGTGCGAGGCAG CGTGCCTGGAGGCCTACACCCAGCGGGAGGAGCAATGGGCCTGTAACACGGGCTGCAGGGAGCAGTTCCTGGAGGCGGAGCGGAGACAGAAGCAG CAGCTCCTGACCACACACCCTgacgccccctctctctccatcttcgaCTACGTAACCAACCTGTGCAGTGACATCGTCAGCTCAGCCCAGAGTTTCATCTCCTCCACCTGGACTTTCTACCTGCAGGCAGACGATGGCAAGGTCGTCGTGTTCCAG GCTCACCCGGAAATCGAGTTCCCGCCTCCGGAATTGCAGGCCGCCCGATCCGAAGTGGCGGCGATTTCCCGGGAGTGGATGCCCAGTATCCGCGAGGAGGCGTGGCCAAAGATGGTCGCCGGAACGCTGAAACCACGTACAG CTGTGCGTGACGGTGGGGAGAAGAGCGTGAGAGTGCGGCCGGAGCCAGTGTTGAAACAGACCTTTACACATCGAGAGGGATTGCAGTCACAGCACGACTTCCTGGGCTGCATGTCACG GCGCTCAGGGCTGCCTCGCTGGATCCTGGCTGCCTGCCTGGTCCTGTCCATCGTGGTCATGTTGTGGCTGAGTTGTGCAAGTTTAGTGACTGCTCCGGATCAACACGTCAAGTCACAG CCTCTGAGCATTAACGGTGATCAGGAAGGTGTGGAGAAGATCTCCTCGTTTGGACTGACCCCTATCATCGCCATGACACTTGGGGACCTGGAGGAGGAGGATGCTGGGCCTCTGCCTGTGAAAGTGGATCTGAGTAAAACCCTCATCTAG
- the tmem59l gene encoding transmembrane protein 59-like isoform X2, which yields MAAAGRIRAALLLLWAAAPRSPAAPDPFDSLLGEPARCQGHCRSTFPQAGQPREAPLSACERGCRLFSICQFVDGISGLNSTRAECEAACLEAYTQREEQWACNTGCREQFLEAERRQKQLLTTHPDAPSLSIFDYVTNLCSDIVSSAQSFISSTWTFYLQADDGKVVVFQAHPEIEFPPPELQAARSEVAAISREWMPSIREEAWPKMVAGTLKPRTAVRDGGEKSVRVRPEPVLKQTFTHREGLQSQHDFLGCMSRRSGLPRWILAACLVLSIVVMLWLSCASLVTAPDQHVKSQPLSINGDQEGVEKISSFGLTPIIAMTLGDLEEEDAGPLPVKVDLSKTLI from the exons ATGGCAGCCGCTGGCCGGATCCGCGCCGCTCTGCTGCTGCTCTGGGCCGCCGCCCCCCGCAGCCCCGCCGCCCCCGACCCCTTCGACAGCCTCCTGGGGGAGCCGGCTCGCTGCCAGGGCCACTGCCGCAGCACCTTCCCGCAGGCCGGCCAGCCCAGG GAGGCGCCGCTGAGCGCCTGTGAGCGAGGATGTCGGCTCTTCTCCATCTGTCAGTTTGTGGATGGGATCAGCGGCTTGAACAGCACCCGGGCCGAGTGCGAGGCAG CGTGCCTGGAGGCCTACACCCAGCGGGAGGAGCAATGGGCCTGTAACACGGGCTGCAGGGAGCAGTTCCTGGAGGCGGAGCGGAGACAGAAGCAG CTCCTGACCACACACCCTgacgccccctctctctccatcttcgaCTACGTAACCAACCTGTGCAGTGACATCGTCAGCTCAGCCCAGAGTTTCATCTCCTCCACCTGGACTTTCTACCTGCAGGCAGACGATGGCAAGGTCGTCGTGTTCCAG GCTCACCCGGAAATCGAGTTCCCGCCTCCGGAATTGCAGGCCGCCCGATCCGAAGTGGCGGCGATTTCCCGGGAGTGGATGCCCAGTATCCGCGAGGAGGCGTGGCCAAAGATGGTCGCCGGAACGCTGAAACCACGTACAG CTGTGCGTGACGGTGGGGAGAAGAGCGTGAGAGTGCGGCCGGAGCCAGTGTTGAAACAGACCTTTACACATCGAGAGGGATTGCAGTCACAGCACGACTTCCTGGGCTGCATGTCACG GCGCTCAGGGCTGCCTCGCTGGATCCTGGCTGCCTGCCTGGTCCTGTCCATCGTGGTCATGTTGTGGCTGAGTTGTGCAAGTTTAGTGACTGCTCCGGATCAACACGTCAAGTCACAG CCTCTGAGCATTAACGGTGATCAGGAAGGTGTGGAGAAGATCTCCTCGTTTGGACTGACCCCTATCATCGCCATGACACTTGGGGACCTGGAGGAGGAGGATGCTGGGCCTCTGCCTGTGAAAGTGGATCTGAGTAAAACCCTCATCTAG